The DNA segment AGCTGTGTCCGCACCGTACAAAGCGAATACTTTACAAATGGTATATAGGCTACCGGCTTGTGCGACCTACATTCACGTGGAGTAAAATATACATGTGTACACAGTACGTGTGCACTCGTGAACATTGACAAAAGATTTCGTAATGGGTCACCCTATTTGCATTAAGTATTGCATCGAATTTCCGTACACAAACAAGACAAAGCAACGTCGACCAGACAGACTGCAGATCAAATACTAGTATCCAAGGACCCTCCCCATTGGTATTAGTGTGCACGCTGCCGTCATAAGCATAAGTcacttttgatttgatttgatttatttccacATAAGCATATACAAGagtaatcattttttcttagcATAACGTACAAGCAAATGATACAATtaataacatatatatatatacaatctaatacaaatatatatatacctgataattttttttactgtaaaaaaataaatatagcaGAATAAAATCATAATACATTTCAAATGTGGGAGACCTTTATCTTAAGCTTAGAGCTTGAAATAATTGATGAAGGCCTCAAAAGGACAGGgggaggaaaatcagacaaacagtgCAATAACTTAGATCTTTAATGGGAGAATTTTTCCTATGTATTCCGAAAAAGGGCAGAATCAGTTAGGCCTTTtactttaaacaaaataaaattgctAAAATTACCCGGATAGTGACTACTATTAATCTGAGTTGTTATGGCTACCCCACAACGTGCATTCATCTTTGAATTCTACTTGGTTCGTGTTTCTACCTGCTTCATTTAGGCTGTTACTAGGGTTACCCTAGGCAAGCTGAATCTCTATTTTATAACCTACCCCTTTTATTATACTGTCAAATCATTTATTCTTAAGTTAAGTTACAcccattgtaaatatgttactTACTATGTAAAGGGGCCCTGTTAACAAGCTGTGCTTCACTGGGGTCCCAAACCTATCATTCTGAGTTCTATGATGTTGTATTCTGTACTATTGTTTGTGTTTGATATGGTTTGAAAtaaatactatactactatactatttTCTACGGTGCAtcttattttgtaaatatcTGTAATGTATTTATATTACAGTACACAtaataaattattgatttgatttgataaacGGATCCTTACTTGCATAGATTAAGAAATATCCTTTAAAGTCAAAACAAATCTTCAAATACAAAGGCATATAATCACTttataatattttactttttattgtGAATATTGATCAAGATAATAAAATTTGTCGTAAACAATTTTGCATCCCTttattgaataaacaaaaatgtttgatttgtttttaagtCACAGAGATTTAACCAGGGAGATGAAAGTTATTTCTACCTCCCTGCCATTTCCCTGATATAACCATTTGGTTCAATATATACCCCACACTCGATCCCTAAAAGCGTGGCCTATTCTTATTGTTCACTTTTATATTGACGAAATTTGAAATATCAGCAGGTATAGCCAGCCAGAGGTGAGATTGTCTAATGTCAACTGGCCTGGGTCCTGTAACAACAatgttagcgattgatcgtaagCTTGATTGTAGTCAATGCTATCAGTTGTAAAGATATTGGTTGTTTTAAGCTTGTGTTATGACTCCCGGAGCTCTGTAcgtctttttcctcttcttctgttTTGGATCTTACTAAAGCTTCGCTTCTGAGTCGGTCTAGCCTGTGTTTCCTCTGATCTGTTGATTCTTACAGTGATTTCggctgggaacgattttttggggggtgggggtgctgaaattaatttgacacaagccaaaaaaaggaaagaaaaaaagttttcaacacaaaatgtttgttttttacatACATTTCTCAAATTGTACACGCCCACCGtgaccagaattccaggggctCCTGCcattggaaaataatacacgcagcacctccgcttcccagggccatgtgaTTTTCTAGCCAAGTTAAACTGCAGTAATAATTAGTATATTCAAAGCCATTTTCTGaacaactgaaaaaaaacctgACTTACCTTTGGTAATGCTTTTGGTGATTTAACTGTGATCCCGCCAATAGATACAAAGTTAGGCGTGATGGGCTGAGCGAAATCAAAAGCCCAGCTACCCTGTGACAACCAAAGCTGAGCTTTACCTAGAAGCTGGTCGATTGTCAGATCAGTTCTGATGTTGTGGTCCTTCTGGATTTGCCTGAGTGGCCGCCTCATGACGTATGTGGCAATTGGCTCTGTGATGAAACGCGTCAAAATATTGGTAGTCCTTTGAAAGAATGTCATCTGGTCGGTTAAGGTTAACATCACGCTGAAAGGGACGTAAGAAGATGGAGCAGGGATACCGAAAGTGTCTTCATTGAAGGTCGGTGCCCTGCGGAGAGGGGTCATCGCAACGAAAGGAACGTCCAGGTATTCTGCAAGCAAGCAATCACAACCAACCAGGGGCATGGTGATGATCAGATCAAACCGCTCTGCCTTGAGTCGATCAAGAACCTCCTGGTCTTCGAAAAGTCGAAGGCAACCTTCGGAGAACTTCGGAAAGTTCTCTTGCATCGTGCTAAGAATGTCTCTGACAGATCCCTGGCTTAAACTAAGAAGGATCGCCTGAAGACCCGCGACTATCTCCTCCATCTCTTCCTTTGTTCTGGTTGTCTTGAAAAAGATCTTCCCGGTGACAGCTTCTTCAGTGAGACCCTTGGTCACCTTATACTGAGGGGCCAGGAGAATAACTTCATGCCCGCGTTCTACCAGGGGTTCCGTGATAGCTGAAAACAGAATATGCTGACTAACGCTGTTCATAACCATCGTCATAGCAAGCATTATCTTGGCTCCTGATACAACGGGTGTAGAAATAAGTCCCGAGCAAAGGACAGCTGCAAATAGTATGGCAATTGTTGAAAATTTCGCCATTTTTGTGTTCTCACAATCACTCAATATATAGGCATGCTATACACAAGAGCAGACATGCAGAGAGGGAACAATATATACAGTAATAAACGCCATGCGATATATGCCTATAGGTCAAGTTCCACGCATGAAAAGGTCAAGTCACACAACCTCAGATACTCTGATTTTGGCATgtgatccggggggggggggcactaacattgacaagtggataccatgcgcgatgaaaaaacacgtaaaaattaTATCTTTTTCAAGGAAGGGCACGTTAAGTACGTAACGTGacaagggtgtcaaaaacacaaaaatattgaaaaaaggcaTCTATTTCGCTCGAAAaaatatacgtgtttagggtcaaatatgcggggatgataaaaaaaatcagaatgttTTATataggatgtcctttttgcccccaaCACTACGGAGTCCGATCTGctcgaggtgtggaaggtggggccgtactaaaccaaaataatggtgtttaaaagtaaaacagacgaccgacggacccgtgacataacaataaaatatcgctgtacttgttttggggttcatttcagggaatactttcCAAATTGTTTTGTTTCCGATACTtgaaggggtgcattttcagaatatggaaaatacatcactgtacttgtttaggggctcaaCGTCTGGTAATACTTGCCTATATAATATGTTTCCAGTACTTGCTAAGGgtatagggtttcacacgccaaaaAGGGGGCATTTTCCCCTTAcagtacgatttgcgcgaggtgggGCTGTattaaacccaatgatgtaggtaagtaggtaaaggtaaaaccgacgacagTCGTCGTCCGTGCATCGCTGTTTAGGGGTTccattcagggaatacttgccaagagtaacGTTTTAtttccagtacttgttaagggtaaggATTCAGACGCCaacacttgttaaggggtgtatATTTTCAGactatggaaaatacgtgtttagtgTGCTtctcgagaccccatggtcgcgcatggtatccactcgtccgatggaagtgcccccccccccccgggcatcaATTCTAGTATCGCATGTTCAAAGGTGAAATCTTGCTCCGGAAAGTGCCAAGGCGAACGTAAAATGATCACACTGGGAAACGTGAAAGGCAGGAAATTAATtgggaaagaaatgaaaataggaTATAATAGGAAAAAGCACAGGGTCCACTCAAACTCATGGCTTTCAATCAATAAATTGAGAACAAATACATTTTCCCAGGTCAGTACATTCGGACCTATACTTATCTTCTTATGGTTAGACAATTGTGATATCGTCTATTCCGGTCGAGACTTTTCTCAAATTGCTCGCCCAAGCGTCATCGACGTCTTATATGGCAAACTTTTCAGCATCATTCACCGGCAAGCGCTATTTATATTGTCATGCCTCGACACATGTTCGATATGCTAATCGTGCCatgaaaggaaaagtccaccccaacaaaaacttgatttgaataaaaagagaaaaattcaacaagcataacactgaaaatttcatcaaaatcggatgtaaaataagaaagttatgacatttttaagtttcgcttcatttcacaaaatagttatatgcacatctcggtcggtatgcaaataagagagttgatgatgtcactcactcactatatcttttgtttttttattgtttgaaatatgaaatattttgattttctcgtcattgtcatgtgaaatgaggtttcattcctccctgaacacgtggaattccattattttaacattttgtgcttcagccaaggaggtcctaatcatcaaattcgtaaaaattaaaatatcgtataattcaaacaataaaaaacaaaagaaatagtgagtgacatcatcgactctctcatttggatgtcacTGGCTCTTTCataataactattttgttaaaaataagcgaaactttgaaatgtcataactttcttattttacatccgattttgatgaaatcttcagcattgtgcttgtctgattttctctattgattcaaatcaacatttttctgaggtggacttgacctttaagcatgttaagtgGGCTGTTAAATTTTGCTCAAAAACATTCTTTATCAACAATCAAGTGCGTAAGGTAGCCACTTTTCAGCTTTGtcttgaaaatgataatttagaTGAGAAAAACACTTATATAGGATATAAATTATTCGGttcccggaggggccacttacattgacgagtggataccatgcgcgacccccaaaatacgtaaaaaggatgtcttttttaagatagggcacgttaagTACGTTACTTaatgagggtgtcaaaaacactaaaataacgaaaaaaggtatctatttcgatAGGAATGCTACGtctttagggtcaaatttgcgaggatattaaaacaaaactaaaatgttttatatgtaCTTTTTGTCCCAACTTTCAACACATTGTGCCCCAGCATACTAAGGCATTCCCTTTTCCCGCCACTGGGGGTATtgtaaaaaggaaagaaaatgtccTCGGTTCGCACTATACTTAGGGTTTCAGTGTACTGTTTTAAGGTGTGTGCATTTCTGAAATTGATTGCCATATgtgaccccaccccccccccccttcattccCGGCACCTAGCTATgggtaaaaaataaatgcatataagacagaaatattaagaaacatggaaaagggaagaaaagtaTGTGAAAAGGGAGATAGGCCTAAAAGGAAATAAGGTTTTTGTCGATTTATCGATAGGTCCTCGATGAATAATGTTAAATACTTCGACATGCTCCGACGCGGTTCCGACAAGTTTGGTCCAGGACACTGACGCAATAACGCATCTTACTACAAACCGAGTGATCGAGTGTCAATGGAAATGGATAATATCTTTGATCGGACTGGGGTGGTTTTGTTGGTGTGAATGAGACCCCAAAGCCACTATACCAGtacaatacaccagacggtggactgtactgtttccagaagaagaatAAGCGCCTCGTGTATTTTCGACCCAATATAGAAACTCAATTCAAAGGTTTGGTATCCCTAGTAGGTATCGATTGATTGCAAGCCCCTTCCTTACGAAGTAtcgatttgtttttttttaacttttgttCCGCGGTTTAGTCCCCGAGTTCCTTGCAAAGTATAACACACCGTTTATAGCATTAGATGTGAGTACACGCAGTGACAATGTTAACATGGATATGTTCCTTGTAAGATTGCTAAATTTTAGCTGAGAATATTATCAACACATCCCTAATTGGAAATATTTCGCAAGTTCAGAGTGAGGATATTAAGCATCTTGATTTAGTATGGTAAGtttattaattattaaaaataactTTGGCAGAATACTTGCTCCTTCTATCAGGGTGGTTGGCCTGAGTATTTGGTTATGTAGATTCGATGCAGGTAATATCCTTTTCTcgttcatatttcattttttaaatcaatgacAATTATACTTCACTTTAGATTCTTGCAGTTTATGAAGGGTCTGAAAGTATGCTATTAAAGCTATTGTAATACAAATTGTAGTTTCGACATGTTCGAAGAGTcttctttttggggggggggttatcttTTAGCGGCTTTTCAGTCGCCAAATATGACTATTGAAGCCAAGCATCCCAATTTGTGTTGTTTCGATTCTGATCTGGGCAGGCCGGCCTTGGCCTCGTCTTAcggttgatccaatcaacctcgaCTATATGAAATTCCATCgatgccataattttttctcagtacaagaaatttgcacaaCTTTCTTTGAAAGCAaaagaaaacacacacacacacacactgaatttaaaaaaatgaatatttgactTTCACATCATAATTTTAGaaacatattttgaaacaaacatgcattttagaaaCTGACGTTGCTGGATTTCCATAATTGTCATGGTTGTGGTTGATCgggttaagggggggggggggtaaacccCCACCCTTCGGCTgccaagtgaaaaaaaataaatatgacgtACATTTTGCATTTTGAACCCAACAccaaattaccttcattttataGTCAAcctttgttttgcttgtcaagtttCTTGGTACCGAAATGACAATCATTTTGTATAGTGAAGCCCCTCTCGTTTTTGCTTGTCCGCCCCTGGAACCCTATTCAAATTGTTCCAAAGACGGGACAAAGAAAAGTTCTATAGTCAGCTCTTGTCTTCTAAGAAGCTTTTCCGACCATTAATTTTAATCGTGTAAAGCGAAAAGGTTTCTCGATATCCTACTCTaggggccttttcacacgttaatcttgaatcatcattgtaatgatgattaattgcaattcgtctttagaatcatcgtacctttcacacggtaaattCGTACGGTAATTTCACTGAGTGAAacctaatacccctttcataaaccccattaaaatgaattaggcggctaatagcagcataatttggtcgtaaaattggaggaggacaagagttatccgcattactctgatgctgctattatccgcataatagcagcatcgggacaagattttgagtttatgaacgcatttccaaataatgcggataattgccatggtgcggtcacaaggtcacccttttccaacacaaccgcatcggagggggcgtgcatgtccagttgtcatggcgattatccgcctttttcaggacgggcgctcgtaaaaataatgcggcttattttcggagtttatgaacgcaatttttattgaattatccgcattactcttaggcggctaattggaggataggtttatgaaaagggtataactggaattcacctctgGAGTAGAATTTGATTTCGTGATTGTAATAAGGGTTCGTGAttttagtttggtttcacacgcgctgaaaattcgtcattagccttatctggaatcatcattcaaattacgatttttttatcgTGTGAAATCTCGTTAATAATAGTTTTTAACAGACGTTGATAATGAATATGGGTGTCATTGTGCCATCTTCGAGCTCTCTAGTCTCTACATCAAGAGTAACTTTTTAATTGCTTGAGACTTTATGCACAGTCAGACCGATGAGACCCGATGTCATGCTAACCACACCTATTACGTTATCTCCAATGACATACTATCGGTCGGTTtgttggagtcggtttcggttacagtcacgCCAACCAtgccaacgaaaccgactccagaccgatcaaagctatgacgttattaccaatgacatgtcatcggtcggtttggagtcggtttcggttacagtcacaccaacgaaaccgactctataccgatcaaagctattgcgttatttccaatgaccaTTGGTTGGTTTGGAGTCGGTgtcggttacagtcacaccagcGAAACCGACCCCAAACCGATCAAATCTATTACATTAATACCGTCGGTGTGACTGAACATTAGAACCATTGATACAATTATGATTAGAATGCATTGACAaaggtttattttcttttatttgatccaatgccaattcgtcaaattgccaactcgtctactttcatttggtctatcggttcgtccaatatccacatggtctttTTGCCATTTCGTTccctcaccatttcgtctaataaccagttggtgcaatagccatttagttcatatatcatttggtctaatcagactaagggggtgttgcaagaaaatatttgcaatcaatcgcaaatattctgttccAATTTCACAGTTGATTGATCACATTTAActttagcaaatcagattacactccttgtttcatggagcagatattatcaatcaatcgcaactttgccattaattgcacggcatatgcttgatttctgGAACggaaatagacttgcaattgatcgcaaatttcTTGCAGTGCCTCATAAgggttaattgggcaaaatgaatgaaagtaaaacgaatattagaccaactggttatgagacgaaagacgagctggtgattagacgaagtgacgATTGTATCAAAAGGTCATTCGACCAAATGGACGAAATTTTGATGTACGgtatggcattagactaaatgaaggtagaccatttGGTGAGTGGGCGAGTTGGCAGTGAACGAATTTGCAATTTACCATTGAAAATGACAATATGTGATTTGGAATTCGGTGATGGTGCTGGTGGCAGCGGCGGGGGCACTAATCATATTGCCACCCCTTGCATTAAACCCTAACTTGAGTTTacaattttttctttatctaAAGAACTTTATGGATAGCTccacaaaatatcatttttctttacaatcaatgctttaaaaaaatccaacaaaatgGTAGCAGGGTCAGGagtcccgttgcagaaagagttgcgtttaaacgcaagccaaaaaatcaattgcaagtcccaaatgcgcgctgttgattggttgaaaatcaagttgcgcatgatttttagagttgcgatcgattgcaactctttctgcaacgggcctcCAGGATCACCCAACTGCCCAATGGCAACAGACCGAGCGGCGCTACTTTGTAGGGGGGGGTGGCAAGGGCGGGGTTTCCGTCCCTCTTTGATTGTCTAAGAAGTGAAAATGAGATCTAGGAAAGgaacaaattaaagaaaatacttGATACTTGATGAAGTAATCACTTTGGCAGCTCATAAAGGAAGCTGGGATGGTGAAGTCAGTCACTGGAAGGAGTGTCATGATGTGCAGGAATAGTGATGGATAGcaatttgtaaataatgtaatatcatgattatttttcaataagAACAGAATTacttatatgaaaaaaaatgttttctcgTAATCGGTAGAGTTAAAAATCATTAATTGCTGTTGCTTGTTAAAGGTTGTTCGTTAATTGTTTCTTAATAGTCACTGATTCGTTCTTAATTTAGTTAAGCAACATataatgctattttattcatcattCTCTGCTTTCATTTCCCTCATAACAGAATACTCCAGCCTCGTTATAAAGGACATAAGAGATAGTAGATGTGAATTTTGTCATCGGTGGAGAATCGTGCTACTCAGAGTGTCGAGTTGTCGGGGTTCGCAACCGAACGCACTTGGAAACCAGAGACAAAAACATTAACACACCGATACTCATACCACAGACTGGCCAggatattattttttgaaaatgctGAGAAACGGTCTCTCCACACTGAGGAGGGATAGAACAAACGCGCACAGAATCATTCCATTATGCGCAATCCTTTGCGCATGCGCAATATTACTCCTCATCCGCAGCGGGAAGGTACCGTCATTGTTGACGATCGGTAAACGCGCTACCGCGTCGGAAAGTATTTTGCGGGATGCGCGCAGTAAACGATACTTTTACAACCGCACCGCGATACGCTTCAAGAAAACATCGGAGGTGCGGCAATGCTACCATCTCTCGCGTTCTATGAGAAACCAACTCCTGGACGTTGAAAGTCGAGACGACATCGGATGCAAGCAACGGGTACCTGACGTCATCGTAGTTGGCGCGAAGGAAGGCGGAGAAGAGAGTCTACGTTTTTTCCTCGATAGACATCCTTCTGTAATGTTCCATTCGACGGACACAATCCGTTACTTCGACAGACCAACTTTCCGCCGAGCTAAAGGAATGTCATGGTACATGGAGAAAATGCCATACACGTCCCCCGATCAGGTCACCGTCGAAATGGGCTCGGACTACTTCGCTAGCAGCACCGCACCCGACGGCATCCGAAATGACATTGTGCCAA comes from the Lytechinus variegatus isolate NC3 chromosome 9, Lvar_3.0, whole genome shotgun sequence genome and includes:
- the LOC121421394 gene encoding UDP-glucuronosyltransferase 2C1-like isoform X2 encodes the protein MAKFSTIAILFAAVLCSGLISTPVVSGAKIMLAMTMVMNSVSQHILFSAITEPLVERGHEVILLAPQYKVTKGLTEEAVTGKIFFKTTRTKEEMEEIVAGLQAILLSLSQGSVRDILSTMQENFPKFSEGCLRLFEDQEVLDRLKAERFDLIITMPLVGCDCLLAEYLDVPFVAMTPLRRAPTFNEDTFGIPAPSSYVPFSVMLTLTDQMTFFQRTTNILTRFITEPIATYVMRRPLRQIQKDHNIRTDLTIDQLLGKAQLWLSQGSWAFDFAQPITPNFVSIGGITVKSPKALPKEMNDFVEGSGDHGIIVFTLGSVVASLMNDELNEKLAKVFSELPQRVLWRLKGTRPRNLGNNTLVSDWLPQSDLLGHPKTKLMIYHGGANGINEIVSHGVPVLLMPLAGDQMGNAVRIQAKGMGFPIDKNTLTEESFREAVNEMLNNPKYTVNAKKAGAIMKDQIVPVREKVAYYIEHILKFGGDHLRTRALELNFIQRESIDVMAFLLLVFISFFLAVKWMVCKCCGLCRRKPAETRKSKSD